In Acidimicrobiales bacterium, the genomic window TCCTTCGGCATGAGCATCAGCCACTCGCACCGGCGGACCAAGCGGCGGTGGAACCCGAACATCCAGCGGGTCCGCGCCATCGTGGGCGGCACGGTGAAGCGCATGCACGTGTGCACCTCGTGCATCCGCGCCGGCAAGGTCACCAA contains:
- the rpmB gene encoding 50S ribosomal protein L28, whose translation is MAAVCDVCGKHPSFGMSISHSHRRTKRRWNPNIQRVRAIVGGTVKRMHVCTSCIRAGKVT